A region of Pseudobdellovibrionaceae bacterium DNA encodes the following proteins:
- a CDS encoding JAB domain-containing protein, which yields MSTAVCLSNSQLSFKYFQKYIKNDVEEVWVVALNSHKNPLKTQCIFKGTVDCCILHPRDIFRFAYKENASGIIIAHNHPSQYPQPSKEDVLITKKLKKASYFLNLPLIDHIIISATTYFSFADNGWPKNYSSSSSIKIGL from the coding sequence ATGTCCACCGCAGTTTGTTTAAGCAACAGCCAACTTAGTTTTAAATATTTTCAAAAATATATTAAAAATGATGTAGAAGAAGTGTGGGTTGTTGCCTTAAATAGCCACAAAAATCCTCTTAAAACACAATGCATTTTTAAAGGAACTGTGGATTGCTGTATTTTACACCCTCGAGATATTTTTCGCTTTGCTTATAAAGAAAATGCCTCGGGAATTATTATTGCGCATAATCACCCCAGCCAATACCCACAGCCTTCCAAAGAAGATGTTTTAATTACCAAAAAATTAAAAAAGGCTAGTTACTTTTTAAACTTGCCTTTAATTGATCACATTATAATTAGTGCTACAACTTACTTTAGCTTTGCCGATAATGGCTGGCCAAAAAACTATTCTTCCTCTTCTTCAATTAAAATCGGCCTGTAA